One Pleurocapsa sp. PCC 7327 DNA segment encodes these proteins:
- a CDS encoding agmatinase family protein: MTEQQPFQPPNSQLNGHSTEAQRALQREAQLPMTGWQQEVSRGLEFGLEAAQSIRDRTIPTFSRGELPHYAGINTFLKAPYLEDVRKVGEYDVAILGVPHDSGTTYRPGTRFGPQGIRRISALYTPYNFEMGVDLREQITLCDVGDIFTIPANNEKSFDQISKGIAHVFSSGAFPIILGGDHSIGFPTVRGICQHLGDKKMGIIHFDRHVDTQETDLDERMHTCPWFHATNIKNAPAKNLVQLGIGGWQVPRQGVKVCRERATNILTVTDITEIGLDAAIDFALERALDGTDCVYISFDIDCIDAGFVPGTGWPEPGGLLPREALYLLRKIVRNAPVCGLEVVEVSPPYDVSDMTALMATRVICDTMAHLVISGQLPRKEKPSYIHPEAQPELVAEWQ, encoded by the coding sequence ATGACTGAGCAACAACCTTTTCAACCTCCAAATTCTCAACTGAACGGTCATTCTACCGAGGCACAAAGAGCCTTACAAAGGGAAGCACAGCTACCGATGACGGGGTGGCAACAAGAGGTTTCTAGAGGTTTAGAATTTGGTTTAGAAGCGGCACAGAGCATTCGCGATCGCACGATTCCAACCTTCTCTCGCGGTGAATTGCCCCACTATGCAGGCATTAATACATTTCTCAAAGCACCCTATTTAGAGGACGTTCGTAAGGTTGGGGAATACGATGTCGCTATCCTTGGCGTTCCTCACGATTCAGGCACGACTTATCGTCCGGGAACTCGTTTTGGTCCTCAAGGCATTCGTCGCATTTCTGCTCTTTATACTCCTTACAATTTTGAAATGGGGGTCGATTTGCGAGAGCAAATTACCTTATGCGATGTCGGGGATATTTTTACCATTCCAGCTAATAATGAAAAGTCCTTCGATCAAATTTCAAAAGGAATTGCCCACGTCTTTAGTTCGGGTGCATTTCCTATTATTTTAGGCGGCGATCATTCGATTGGTTTTCCTACCGTTCGCGGAATTTGTCAGCATTTAGGCGATAAAAAAATGGGCATTATTCACTTCGATCGCCACGTCGATACCCAAGAAACCGATTTAGACGAACGGATGCATACTTGTCCTTGGTTTCATGCCACTAATATAAAGAATGCTCCTGCAAAAAACCTAGTTCAATTGGGAATCGGCGGCTGGCAAGTTCCCCGTCAAGGCGTGAAGGTTTGTCGAGAGAGAGCGACTAATATTTTAACCGTTACTGACATCACAGAAATAGGCTTAGATGCTGCCATAGATTTCGCTCTAGAACGAGCCTTAGATGGAACTGATTGTGTCTATATCAGTTTCGATATTGACTGTATCGACGCGGGATTTGTTCCTGGAACTGGATGGCCCGAACCCGGCGGTTTATTGCCTCGCGAAGCGCTTTATTTATTAAGAAAAATTGTTCGCAATGCTCCTGTTTGCGGACTAGAAGTTGTCGAAGTTTCGCCTCCCTATGATGTCAGCGATATGACGGCTTTGATGGCAACTCGCGTCATATGCGATACGATGGCTCATTTAGTTATTTCGGGACAGTTACCAAGAAAAGAAAAGCCTTCTTATATCCACCCAGAAGCACAACCAGAATTAGTAGCAGAATGGCAATAA